The Mesotoga infera genome has a segment encoding these proteins:
- a CDS encoding SIS domain-containing protein encodes MTLEDFLTDAKQSVLFTAPTLEKDLSAFLEEHTERIKNLAKTALDKGYKQIYWVGSGNSWCNLYSGDYILNKMTDLPSNYYKSYDFIWTNPSRLDKDALVILASFSGNTEDTAAALRFANEKGATTISFTSKPDSILAKEADESIVYDSNGLFILPLAGAFIFSLEIARLKGRDVSKLSEQIKIMPELLGRIYKEEESRAYRLARKYQESDLFYVLASGAAYAIGYKFGLTVFMENMRVNASFMETSEFRHGPAEMLDGHKPVMVFLVGSDESRDMSERVIKIAESNGSEIIRFDVKDYGDFDPLFAPFLLMIPLQWFAVYSAYYRGIFDLDERVLMGRGKMSTGNQITWP; translated from the coding sequence TTGACACTGGAAGATTTTTTGACTGATGCAAAACAAAGCGTACTCTTTACTGCCCCTACTCTTGAGAAGGATCTTTCCGCCTTCCTTGAAGAACATACGGAAAGGATCAAGAATCTTGCGAAGACTGCCTTAGATAAAGGCTATAAGCAGATTTACTGGGTAGGTAGCGGGAACTCCTGGTGTAATCTCTATTCAGGAGATTATATACTCAACAAGATGACGGATCTTCCCTCCAATTACTACAAAAGTTATGATTTCATATGGACGAATCCTTCAAGACTTGACAAAGACGCGTTGGTAATACTGGCCTCCTTCTCTGGAAATACCGAAGATACTGCCGCAGCACTTAGATTTGCAAACGAAAAGGGAGCGACAACGATTTCATTTACAAGCAAACCCGACAGCATTCTGGCAAAGGAAGCAGACGAATCGATAGTTTATGACTCTAATGGACTGTTTATACTTCCACTCGCCGGAGCCTTCATATTCAGTCTTGAAATAGCCAGGCTCAAAGGGAGAGACGTTTCGAAGTTATCCGAACAGATAAAGATTATGCCTGAACTGTTGGGCAGAATATACAAGGAAGAGGAATCAAGAGCCTACAGACTGGCCAGGAAGTATCAGGAGAGTGATCTCTTTTACGTACTCGCGAGCGGAGCGGCCTACGCCATAGGTTATAAGTTTGGACTGACTGTCTTCATGGAAAACATGAGAGTCAACGCTTCATTCATGGAAACATCGGAATTCAGGCACGGCCCGGCGGAAATGCTGGACGGTCATAAGCCGGTAATGGTCTTCCTTGTGGGCAGCGACGAATCGAGAGATATGAGCGAACGGGTCATAAAAATCGCTGAATCCAATGGTTCAGAAATAATACGCTTTGATGTGAAGGACTACGGCGACTTCGATCCACTCTTCGCCCCCTTCCTTCTGATGATCCCTCTCCAGTGGTTCGCAGTATATTCGGCCTACTACAGAGGGATCTTCGATCTCGATGAGAGGGTCCTTATGGGAAGAGGAAAGATGTCAACGGGTAATCAAATAACCTGGCCATGA